In Micromonospora sp. LH3U1, one genomic interval encodes:
- a CDS encoding PAC2 family protein: MTEFDGLPVLRSPVAIAAFEGWNDAADASTAAVEHLEQVWNARQIAELDPEDFYDFQVSRPTITMADGETRRVEWPTTRFMVASPEGTERDVVLIRGIEPSMRWRTFCEQVLEICHSLEVERVVLLGALLADVPYTRPLPISGSASDAQAAERYQLTPTRYDGPTGIVGVLHDACSRAEVDAVSFWVHVPHYANNPPCPKATVALLHRVEEVVDLPVPMADLAEESAEWEQRVRSAADQDAELGEYVRELEERVGDEGITPLTGDEIAQEFEKYLRRRGGSAGPTAGSW, encoded by the coding sequence ATGACCGAGTTCGACGGACTGCCGGTGCTGCGGTCCCCGGTGGCCATCGCCGCCTTCGAGGGCTGGAATGACGCCGCCGACGCGTCCACCGCCGCGGTCGAGCACCTCGAGCAGGTCTGGAACGCCCGGCAGATCGCCGAGCTGGACCCGGAGGACTTCTACGACTTCCAGGTCAGCCGGCCCACCATCACCATGGCCGACGGGGAGACCCGCCGGGTGGAGTGGCCGACGACCCGGTTCATGGTGGCCAGCCCGGAGGGCACCGAACGCGACGTGGTGCTGATCCGCGGCATCGAGCCGAGCATGCGCTGGCGGACCTTCTGCGAGCAGGTGCTGGAGATCTGCCACAGCCTTGAGGTGGAACGGGTCGTGCTGCTGGGCGCGTTGCTGGCCGACGTTCCCTACACCCGGCCGCTGCCGATCAGCGGCAGCGCCTCCGACGCGCAGGCCGCCGAGCGTTACCAGCTCACCCCCACCCGGTACGACGGGCCGACCGGCATCGTCGGTGTGCTGCATGACGCGTGCTCCCGCGCCGAGGTGGACGCCGTCTCGTTCTGGGTGCACGTGCCGCACTACGCCAACAACCCGCCCTGCCCGAAGGCCACCGTCGCCCTGCTGCACAGGGTCGAGGAGGTCGTCGACCTGCCGGTGCCGATGGCCGACCTGGCCGAGGAGTCCGCCGAGTGGGAGCAGCGGGTGCGCAGCGCCGCCGATCAGGACGCCGAACTCGGCGAGTACGTTCGCGAGCTGGAGGAACGGGTCGGCGACGAGGGCATCACCCCGTTGACCGGTGACGAGATCGCCCAGGAGTTCGAGAAGTACCTGCGTCGTCGGGGCGGTTCGGCCGGCCCCACCGCCGGTTCCTGGTAG
- a CDS encoding ammonium transporter has protein sequence MLAQDAVNSGDTAWVLVCAGLVLFMTPGLAAFYGGMVRTRNVLAMLQQNIIALGVVSLTWVLVGYTIAFGDDAGTGLFGNLELFGLTDLRVPPAPHLHVIAGQVTIPTLAFVAYQMMFAVITPALVTGATAGRLKFAGWVAFLAIWSIVVYAPIAHWLWHPDGWLARFGTQDWAGGMVVHASAGAAVLGTLLVVGRRRGWPRTASPPNSIPLTILGAGILWFGWFGFNGGDGLQANGLAAQAVINTHLAAAAGMLVWLVVERLKDGHSTVVGGVSGAVAGLATVTPAAGYVNTISAIAIGAIAGLVCHFALRLKYLLRLDDALDVLAVHFVGGMLGSLLVGFFGDSGINPLGKDGLFFGGGGSLLWHQIVGVVSVVLFSFVLSWAIAAAVQAVIGLRAPAEVQDNLDHAQQDADAYHLGGVAGLNGTGAPQRRSQPGRERVAERPARTVQNARLVTATVNPTLLPTTRELRDALVDAGATSIVLFDATVATAEPTARSLPRGYWQDQDLAGRARVEVVVEREAVSAVLDVLGRYGAERSECFVQDVQLATDVR, from the coding sequence GTGCTCGCTCAGGACGCGGTGAACTCGGGCGACACCGCCTGGGTGCTGGTTTGCGCCGGCCTCGTGTTGTTCATGACTCCCGGCCTGGCCGCCTTCTACGGCGGGATGGTCCGCACTCGCAACGTGCTCGCGATGTTGCAGCAGAACATCATCGCGCTGGGAGTCGTCAGCCTGACCTGGGTGCTGGTCGGCTACACCATCGCCTTCGGCGACGACGCCGGCACTGGCCTCTTCGGTAACCTCGAGCTCTTCGGCCTGACCGATCTCCGGGTCCCGCCCGCGCCACACCTGCACGTGATCGCCGGCCAGGTGACCATTCCGACCCTGGCCTTCGTCGCCTATCAGATGATGTTCGCGGTGATCACCCCCGCGCTCGTCACCGGGGCCACGGCCGGCCGGTTGAAGTTCGCCGGCTGGGTCGCGTTCCTGGCGATCTGGTCCATCGTGGTCTACGCGCCGATTGCGCACTGGCTCTGGCACCCCGACGGCTGGCTGGCCCGGTTCGGCACCCAGGACTGGGCGGGTGGGATGGTGGTCCACGCCTCGGCGGGAGCCGCGGTGCTGGGCACGTTGCTGGTCGTCGGGCGCCGCCGTGGTTGGCCGCGTACCGCCTCCCCGCCCAACTCGATCCCCCTGACGATCCTCGGCGCGGGCATTCTCTGGTTCGGATGGTTCGGTTTCAACGGTGGGGACGGACTCCAGGCCAACGGCCTGGCCGCCCAGGCGGTGATCAACACCCATCTCGCGGCTGCGGCCGGCATGCTCGTCTGGCTGGTGGTGGAGCGGTTGAAGGACGGCCACAGCACCGTGGTGGGCGGCGTCTCCGGTGCTGTCGCGGGGCTCGCGACGGTCACTCCCGCCGCCGGGTACGTCAACACGATCTCCGCCATCGCCATCGGCGCGATCGCCGGGCTCGTCTGCCACTTCGCGCTGCGGTTGAAGTACCTGCTCCGGCTCGACGACGCGCTCGACGTCCTCGCGGTCCACTTCGTCGGCGGCATGCTCGGCTCGCTGCTGGTCGGCTTCTTCGGCGACAGTGGCATCAACCCGCTCGGCAAGGACGGTCTCTTCTTCGGCGGCGGCGGATCCCTGCTCTGGCACCAGATTGTCGGCGTGGTCAGTGTGGTGCTCTTCTCCTTCGTGCTCAGCTGGGCGATCGCCGCCGCGGTGCAGGCCGTCATCGGGCTCCGTGCCCCCGCCGAGGTGCAGGACAACCTGGACCATGCCCAGCAGGACGCCGACGCGTACCACCTGGGTGGCGTGGCGGGTCTCAACGGCACGGGCGCACCGCAGCGCCGGAGCCAGCCCGGACGGGAACGCGTGGCTGAACGGCCCGCCCGGACGGTCCAGAACGCCCGGCTGGTCACCGCGACGGTCAATCCGACGCTGCTGCCGACCACCCGGGAGCTACGCGATGCCCTGGTCGACGCGGGAGCCACCTCCATCGTGCTCTTCGACGCCACGGTCGCCACCGCCGAACCGACCGCCCGTTCGCTGCCCCGTGGCTACTGGCAGGACCAGGATCTCGCGGGCCGGGCCCGGGTCGAGGTGGTGGTGGAGCGCGAGGCGGTCTCCGCGGTGCTGGACGTGCTGGGTCGTTACGGCGCCGAACGGTCGGAGTGCTTCGTGCAGGACGTCCAACTCGCGACGGACGTTCGCTGA
- the mshC gene encoding cysteine--1-D-myo-inosityl 2-amino-2-deoxy-alpha-D-glucopyranoside ligase, producing the protein MESWAGHEVPRLPGRGEPLALYDSARQGVHPSEPVDAGTMYVCGITPYDATHLGHAATMITFDLVQRMWRDAGRPVRYVQNVTDIDDPLLERAARDGEDWVVLAMRETALFREDMEALRLIPPAHYVGAVESIPDIANKVEVLLKDGAAYRLDDGTGDIYFDISATPQFGYESNLTREQMLEVFPERGGDPDRAGKRDPLDPLLWRGAREGEPSWPGGELGPGRPGWHIECAVIALNLLGDRIDVQGGGNDLLFPHHEASAAHAERLTGQAPFAEHYVHAGMIGLDGEKMSKSLGNLVFVSRLRADKVDPMAIRLALISGHYRSDRTWTDDLLATAHERLDRWRRAAAAPAGPSGAELLAGVRERLADDLDTPGALAAADRWADATLAGAADDPSAPALFANTVDALLGIHL; encoded by the coding sequence ATGGAGTCTTGGGCGGGACACGAGGTGCCACGGCTGCCGGGCAGGGGCGAGCCGCTGGCCTTGTACGACTCGGCGCGGCAGGGCGTCCACCCAAGTGAGCCGGTGGACGCGGGGACCATGTACGTCTGCGGCATCACCCCGTACGACGCCACGCACCTCGGTCACGCCGCCACCATGATCACGTTCGACCTGGTGCAGCGGATGTGGCGGGACGCCGGCCGTCCGGTGCGCTACGTGCAGAACGTCACCGACATCGACGACCCGCTGCTCGAGCGGGCCGCCCGCGACGGCGAGGACTGGGTCGTCCTGGCGATGCGCGAGACGGCGCTGTTCCGGGAGGACATGGAGGCGCTGCGGCTCATCCCGCCGGCGCACTACGTGGGAGCGGTCGAGTCGATCCCGGACATCGCCAACAAGGTCGAGGTGCTGCTCAAGGACGGCGCCGCGTACCGGCTCGACGACGGCACCGGCGACATCTACTTCGACATCTCCGCCACGCCCCAGTTCGGCTACGAGTCGAACCTGACCCGCGAGCAGATGCTGGAAGTTTTCCCGGAGCGCGGCGGGGACCCGGACCGCGCCGGCAAGCGTGACCCACTGGACCCGCTGCTGTGGCGTGGGGCCCGCGAGGGTGAGCCGTCCTGGCCGGGCGGGGAGTTGGGCCCCGGCCGCCCGGGCTGGCACATCGAGTGCGCGGTCATCGCGCTGAACCTGCTCGGCGACCGGATCGACGTCCAGGGCGGCGGCAACGACCTGCTGTTCCCGCACCACGAGGCATCCGCCGCGCACGCCGAGCGGCTCACCGGCCAGGCGCCGTTCGCCGAGCACTACGTGCACGCCGGCATGATCGGCCTCGACGGCGAGAAGATGTCCAAGTCCCTCGGCAACCTGGTCTTCGTGTCCCGGCTGCGCGCCGACAAGGTCGACCCGATGGCGATCCGGCTGGCGCTGATCTCCGGGCACTACCGCAGCGACCGCACGTGGACCGACGACCTGCTGGCCACCGCTCACGAGCGCCTGGACCGCTGGCGGCGGGCCGCCGCCGCGCCCGCCGGGCCGTCCGGGGCTGAGCTGCTGGCCGGGGTACGCGAACGCCTGGCCGACGACCTCGACACACCTGGCGCCCTGGCTGCAGCAGACCGCTGGGCCGACGCAACCCTCGCCGGTGCGGCGGACGACCCGTCCGCCCCGGCCCTCTTCGCGAACACGGTAGACGCCCTCCTAGGCATCCACCTCTAA
- a CDS encoding SCO1664 family protein: MTSSGLQPRQDGDAALRLLRDGALDLEGRLVDASNTTLRGILTLDGLTARCVYKPVRGERPLWDFPDGTLAGREVSAYLVSRATGWGLVPPTVLRDGPFGPGSCQLWIDEPEDAEPLVGFLPAGELPPRWIPIAAAQDEDGAAYALAHAEDPRLARLAVLDAVINNADRKGGHVLVGADDRIYGVDHGVSFHVEDKLRTVLWGWAGKQLPPDAVEMLDGLAGQVTGALGDELADHLTISEVAELASRIDRLRETGRFPQPPEDWPAMPWPPM; the protein is encoded by the coding sequence GTGACCTCGTCCGGCCTCCAGCCTCGCCAGGACGGCGACGCCGCGCTGCGGCTGTTACGTGACGGCGCGCTCGATCTGGAGGGTCGGCTGGTCGACGCGTCGAACACGACGCTGCGCGGCATCCTGACGCTGGACGGGCTCACCGCCCGGTGCGTCTACAAGCCGGTCCGTGGCGAGCGTCCGCTCTGGGACTTCCCCGACGGCACCCTGGCCGGGCGGGAGGTCTCGGCGTACCTGGTCTCCCGGGCCACCGGCTGGGGCCTGGTGCCGCCCACCGTGCTGCGCGACGGCCCGTTCGGTCCCGGCTCCTGCCAGCTGTGGATCGACGAGCCGGAGGACGCCGAGCCGCTTGTCGGTTTCCTCCCGGCGGGGGAGCTGCCGCCACGCTGGATCCCGATCGCCGCGGCTCAGGACGAGGACGGCGCCGCGTACGCGCTGGCGCACGCCGAAGACCCACGGTTGGCCCGGCTCGCGGTGCTCGACGCGGTGATCAACAACGCTGACCGTAAGGGCGGTCACGTGCTGGTCGGGGCCGACGACCGGATCTACGGCGTGGACCACGGGGTGAGCTTCCACGTGGAGGACAAGCTGCGTACGGTGCTGTGGGGTTGGGCTGGCAAGCAGTTGCCCCCGGACGCCGTGGAGATGCTCGACGGGCTCGCCGGGCAGGTCACCGGAGCGCTCGGCGACGAGCTGGCCGACCACCTGACGATCAGCGAGGTGGCCGAGTTGGCCTCCCGGATCGACCGGCTGCGGGAAACCGGCCGCTTCCCCCAGCCGCCGGAGGACTGGCCCGCGATGCCCTGGCCGCCCATGTGA
- a CDS encoding MSMEG_4193 family putative phosphomutase: protein MVPVATLLLLRHGRTTANADGGLAGRQPVELDETGRVQAAAVGERLRPVPLAAVVTSPLIRCRQTLELALPEAAPVVEEGLIECGYGAWEGQPLKKLAKEPLWPVVQQHPSAAVFPEGEAMAAMAARAVAAVRAWDARVTAEHGPEAVWLACSHGDVIKAIVADALGVHLDLFQRIVADPASVTVIRYTALRPFLLRLNDTGGDLAGLVPPPQKRRRRTPRAAGAADSDAPVGGGAGAGR, encoded by the coding sequence GTGGTCCCCGTGGCGACTCTTCTGCTTCTGCGACACGGCCGGACGACCGCGAACGCCGACGGCGGCTTGGCCGGCCGGCAGCCGGTCGAGTTGGACGAGACGGGCCGGGTCCAGGCGGCCGCGGTCGGCGAGCGACTGCGGCCGGTGCCGCTCGCGGCGGTGGTGACCAGCCCGCTCATCCGTTGCCGGCAGACCCTGGAGCTGGCGCTGCCCGAGGCCGCCCCGGTGGTGGAGGAGGGGCTGATCGAGTGCGGCTACGGTGCCTGGGAGGGGCAGCCACTGAAGAAGTTGGCCAAGGAGCCGCTCTGGCCGGTGGTCCAGCAGCACCCGAGCGCCGCGGTCTTCCCGGAGGGGGAGGCGATGGCGGCGATGGCAGCACGGGCGGTCGCGGCGGTACGTGCCTGGGACGCCCGGGTCACGGCCGAGCACGGTCCGGAGGCGGTCTGGTTGGCGTGCAGCCACGGCGACGTGATCAAGGCGATCGTGGCCGACGCGCTCGGCGTACACCTGGATCTTTTTCAGCGGATCGTCGCCGACCCGGCGTCGGTGACGGTCATCCGGTACACCGCGCTGCGGCCGTTCCTGCTACGGCTCAACGATACCGGGGGTGACCTGGCCGGACTGGTGCCGCCGCCGCAGAAGCGGCGCCGGCGGACGCCTCGGGCGGCCGGCGCGGCCGACTCCGACGCGCCGGTCGGCGGCGGCGCGGGGGCCGGCCGGTGA
- the metH gene encoding methionine synthase, with translation MDVLADRILIADGAMGTMLHAADLTLDDFDGLEGCNEILNVTRPDVVRGVHDAYLAAGADCVETNTFGANLANLAEYDIPHRIRELSEAGARIAREAADAASTPERPRFVLGSIGPGTKLPTLGHADYATLRDAYQENAVGLIVGGVDALIIETCQDLLQVKAAVVGSKRAMAELGQSVPIICHVAVETTGTMLVGSEIGAALAAIEPLGVDLIGLNCSTGPAEMSEHLRYLSQHSRIPLSVMPNAGLPVLTADGAYFPLTPVELAEALERFITEYGVGLVGGCCGTTPEHIRVLSERLHGVTAPAREPRHEAGVSSVYHPVPFAQDASVLMVGERTNANGSKAFRDAMLAADWRACVEIARSQARDGSHLLDLCVDYVGRDGTQDMRELAGRFATASTLPIMLDSTEPNVVEAGLEMLGGRCVVNSVNFEDGDGPDSRYARVMPIVREHGAAVVALLIDEEGQARTQDWKVRVAARLIDDLTGRWGMDRADILIDALTFPIATGQEETRRDGIETIEAIREITRRYPGVNFTLGVSNISFGLNPAARQVLNSVFLHECVQAGLTSAIVHASKILPMSKIPQEQREVALDLVYDRRREGYDPVQRFLELFEGVDVTSARASRAQELAALPLDERLKRRIIDGERNGLEADLDEAMAGGRPPLSIINDILLDGMKVVGELFGSGQMQLPFVLQSAEVMKTAVAYLEPHMETADDGGKGRIVLATVRGDVHDIGKNLVDIILSNNGYEVVNIGIKQPISAILDAAEQHRADAIGMSGLLVKSTVIMKENLAEMATRGVAERWPVLLGGAALTRAYVEDDLRSMFPGQVHYARDAFEGLSLMDKVMTAKRGGAPVIDPEREAALAARRARRERQRSVVTDSLPELHDSSVRSDVAADVPVPTPPFFGTRVVKGVPMADYAALLDERATFLGQWGLRGARGGSGPSYEELVETEGRPRLRYWLDRLISDQVLEAAVVYGYFPAYSEGNDLVVLDENGHAERARFSFPRQRQERRLCLADFFKPKGDQLDVVALQLVTVGQPVSEYAAKLFARNEYRDYLEVHGLSVQLTEALAEHWHRRVRAEMTLPDGRPLGHADPTDLAGLLRNDYRGCRYAFGYPACPDLEDRAKIVDLLGADRIGVELSEEFQLMPEQATDAIVVHHPEASYFNAK, from the coding sequence ATGGATGTGCTGGCCGACCGGATTCTCATCGCCGATGGGGCGATGGGCACGATGCTGCACGCAGCGGACCTCACGCTCGACGACTTCGACGGGCTGGAGGGGTGCAACGAGATCCTCAACGTCACCCGGCCGGACGTGGTGCGCGGGGTGCACGACGCCTACCTGGCTGCCGGCGCGGACTGCGTGGAGACCAACACGTTCGGCGCCAACCTCGCCAACCTCGCCGAGTACGACATCCCGCACCGCATCCGCGAGCTGTCCGAGGCGGGTGCCCGGATCGCCCGGGAGGCCGCCGACGCGGCCAGCACCCCGGAGCGGCCCCGGTTCGTGCTCGGCTCGATCGGGCCGGGCACCAAGTTGCCCACCCTCGGGCACGCCGACTACGCCACGTTGCGTGACGCGTACCAGGAGAACGCGGTCGGTCTGATCGTCGGCGGCGTGGACGCGTTGATCATCGAGACCTGCCAGGACCTGCTCCAGGTCAAGGCGGCCGTGGTCGGGTCGAAGCGGGCGATGGCCGAGTTGGGCCAGTCGGTGCCGATCATCTGCCACGTGGCCGTGGAGACCACCGGCACCATGCTGGTGGGCAGCGAGATCGGTGCGGCACTGGCGGCGATCGAGCCGCTCGGCGTGGACCTGATCGGGCTGAACTGCTCGACCGGCCCGGCCGAGATGAGCGAACACCTGCGATACCTGTCGCAGCACTCCCGCATCCCGCTGTCGGTGATGCCGAACGCCGGCCTGCCGGTGCTCACCGCCGACGGCGCCTACTTCCCGCTGACTCCGGTGGAGCTGGCCGAGGCCCTGGAGCGGTTCATCACCGAGTACGGCGTGGGGCTGGTCGGCGGTTGCTGCGGCACCACCCCGGAGCACATCCGGGTGTTGTCCGAGCGGCTGCACGGCGTCACCGCCCCGGCCCGCGAGCCCCGGCACGAGGCGGGCGTCTCGTCGGTGTACCACCCGGTGCCCTTCGCCCAGGACGCGTCGGTGTTGATGGTGGGGGAGCGGACCAACGCCAACGGGTCCAAGGCGTTCCGGGACGCGATGCTCGCCGCCGACTGGCGGGCCTGCGTGGAGATCGCCCGCAGCCAGGCGCGCGACGGCTCGCACCTGCTGGACCTCTGCGTGGACTACGTCGGCCGGGACGGCACGCAGGACATGCGGGAGCTGGCCGGCCGGTTCGCCACGGCGTCGACTCTGCCGATCATGCTGGACTCCACCGAGCCGAACGTGGTGGAGGCCGGGTTGGAGATGCTTGGCGGCCGGTGCGTGGTCAACTCGGTGAACTTCGAGGACGGCGACGGCCCCGACTCCCGGTACGCGCGGGTGATGCCCATCGTCCGTGAGCATGGCGCGGCGGTGGTGGCGCTGCTCATCGACGAGGAGGGGCAGGCCCGTACCCAGGATTGGAAGGTTCGGGTCGCGGCGCGGCTGATCGACGACCTGACCGGCCGGTGGGGCATGGACCGCGCCGACATCCTGATCGACGCGTTGACGTTCCCGATCGCCACCGGGCAGGAGGAGACCCGCCGCGACGGCATCGAGACGATCGAGGCGATCCGGGAGATCACCCGCCGCTACCCGGGGGTCAACTTCACCCTGGGCGTCTCGAACATCTCGTTCGGGCTCAACCCGGCGGCCCGGCAGGTGCTCAACTCGGTGTTCCTGCACGAGTGCGTGCAGGCCGGCCTGACGTCGGCGATCGTGCACGCCAGCAAGATCCTGCCGATGTCGAAGATCCCGCAGGAGCAGCGCGAGGTCGCACTGGATCTGGTGTACGACCGGCGCCGCGAGGGGTACGACCCGGTACAGCGTTTCCTCGAGCTCTTCGAGGGCGTCGACGTGACCAGCGCCCGGGCCAGCCGCGCGCAGGAGCTGGCGGCGTTGCCGCTCGACGAGCGGCTCAAGCGGCGGATCATCGACGGTGAGCGCAACGGCCTGGAAGCCGACCTGGACGAGGCGATGGCCGGCGGTCGGCCCCCACTGTCGATCATCAACGACATCCTGCTGGACGGGATGAAGGTGGTCGGTGAGCTGTTCGGCTCCGGGCAGATGCAGCTGCCGTTCGTGCTCCAGTCCGCCGAGGTGATGAAGACCGCGGTGGCGTACCTGGAGCCGCACATGGAGACCGCCGACGATGGCGGCAAGGGTCGCATCGTGCTCGCCACCGTGCGCGGCGACGTGCACGACATCGGCAAGAACCTGGTCGACATCATCCTGTCGAACAACGGCTACGAGGTGGTGAACATCGGCATCAAGCAGCCGATCAGCGCCATCCTGGACGCCGCCGAGCAGCACCGTGCCGACGCGATCGGCATGTCCGGCCTGCTGGTCAAGAGCACCGTCATCATGAAGGAAAACCTGGCCGAGATGGCCACGCGCGGGGTCGCGGAGCGCTGGCCCGTCCTGCTGGGTGGGGCGGCCCTGACGCGGGCGTACGTCGAGGACGACCTGCGGTCGATGTTCCCCGGGCAGGTGCACTACGCGCGGGACGCGTTCGAAGGGCTGTCCCTGATGGACAAGGTGATGACCGCCAAGCGCGGCGGCGCACCGGTGATCGACCCGGAGCGGGAGGCGGCCCTCGCGGCGCGGCGTGCCCGCCGGGAACGGCAGCGGTCCGTGGTCACCGACTCGCTGCCGGAGCTGCACGACTCCTCGGTCCGTTCCGATGTCGCTGCGGACGTGCCGGTGCCCACCCCACCGTTCTTCGGCACGCGGGTGGTCAAGGGCGTGCCGATGGCCGACTACGCGGCGCTGCTGGACGAGCGGGCCACCTTCCTCGGGCAGTGGGGGTTGCGCGGCGCCCGCGGCGGCAGCGGACCCTCCTATGAGGAGCTGGTCGAGACCGAAGGTCGGCCGCGCCTGCGGTACTGGCTGGACCGCCTGATCTCCGACCAGGTGCTCGAGGCAGCCGTGGTGTACGGCTACTTCCCGGCGTACTCCGAGGGCAATGACCTGGTGGTGCTCGACGAGAACGGGCACGCGGAGCGCGCCCGGTTCTCCTTCCCCCGGCAGCGGCAGGAGCGCCGGCTCTGCCTGGCGGACTTCTTCAAGCCCAAGGGCGACCAGCTCGATGTGGTCGCGCTGCAACTGGTCACCGTCGGTCAGCCGGTCAGTGAGTACGCGGCGAAGCTGTTCGCCCGCAACGAGTACCGCGACTACCTGGAGGTGCACGGGCTCTCCGTGCAGCTCACCGAGGCCCTCGCGGAGCACTGGCACCGGCGTGTCCGCGCCGAGATGACCCTGCCCGACGGCCGTCCGCTGGGCCACGCTGACCCGACGGACCTGGCTGGCCTGCTGCGCAACGACTACCGGGGCTGCCGGTACGCGTTCGGCTACCCGGCCTGCCCGGATCTGGAGGACCGGGCGAAGATCGTGGATCTGCTCGGGGCGGATCGGATTGGCGTGGAGCTGTCCGAGGAGTTCCAGCTCATGCCGGAGCAGGCCACCGACGCCATCGTGGTTCACCACCCGGAGGCCAGCTACTTCAACGCCAAGTAA
- a CDS encoding DUF3090 domain-containing protein — protein MTHQVHAFEPPERFVAGTVGAPGERTFFLQARGGGRLVSVALEKVQVSLLAEKLEELLTEAQRRFGVDLPELAPVIGDNEPLDTPVDEEFRVGTLGLAFDVDTATVVIEAIAAGEVEPEVELGDEDDEDDDEDEDDEPDEDLDRLRVRLTPQATRQFIERARRVVNAGRPPCPLCGQPLDPAGHLCPRHNGYHR, from the coding sequence ATGACCCACCAGGTGCATGCCTTCGAACCGCCGGAGCGGTTCGTCGCCGGGACTGTCGGGGCGCCGGGGGAGCGCACGTTCTTCCTGCAGGCCCGCGGCGGCGGCAGGCTGGTCAGCGTCGCGCTGGAAAAGGTCCAGGTGTCCCTGCTCGCCGAGAAGCTGGAGGAGCTGCTCACCGAGGCGCAGCGTCGCTTCGGGGTGGACCTGCCCGAGCTGGCGCCGGTGATCGGTGACAACGAACCGCTGGACACGCCGGTCGATGAGGAGTTCCGGGTCGGGACCCTCGGGCTGGCCTTCGACGTGGACACGGCGACCGTGGTGATCGAAGCGATCGCCGCGGGCGAGGTGGAGCCCGAGGTCGAGCTGGGCGATGAGGACGACGAAGACGACGACGAGGACGAGGACGACGAGCCGGACGAGGACCTGGACCGGCTCCGGGTCCGGCTCACCCCGCAGGCGACCCGCCAGTTCATCGAGCGGGCCCGGCGAGTGGTCAACGCGGGCCGGCCGCCGTGCCCGCTCTGCGGCCAACCGTTGGACCCCGCCGGGCACCTCTGCCCGCGGCACAACGGTTATCACCGGTGA
- a CDS encoding GntR family transcriptional regulator yields the protein MQINPGAAEFPHRQIAAQLKAQVRRGDWGPGERLPSIPAIAEMFGVAKQTVQRAVDQLRVEGILITKPGSGTYVRGTRRRLNRLSRGRYGGFRGYHTDLAARYRQQLVSVGRAPAPAEVADAFGVPDGTDLLCRRHLVRTDDSPVEVGASWFLPANTAGTSLERAEAFGRPLYQEAEEVTGRRYVSATDTISARQPSREEAETLQIRPDTPVLHLLHVAYDANRKPIEVSQATWPGPMTTLTEEYKIPAPTPDPDPNPGLVLG from the coding sequence GTGCAGATCAATCCCGGGGCCGCGGAGTTCCCGCACCGACAGATCGCCGCGCAGCTCAAGGCCCAGGTCCGCCGCGGCGACTGGGGACCCGGCGAACGGCTGCCGTCCATCCCGGCCATCGCCGAGATGTTCGGCGTCGCCAAGCAGACCGTGCAACGCGCCGTCGACCAGCTGCGGGTCGAGGGCATCCTGATCACCAAGCCTGGCTCCGGTACGTACGTCCGGGGCACCCGCCGCCGACTCAACCGCCTCTCCCGGGGCCGGTACGGCGGCTTCCGCGGCTACCACACCGACCTCGCCGCCCGATACCGTCAGCAACTCGTCTCGGTCGGTCGCGCACCCGCCCCCGCCGAGGTGGCCGACGCCTTCGGGGTGCCCGACGGCACCGACCTGCTCTGCCGCCGGCACCTCGTCCGCACCGACGACTCCCCCGTCGAGGTGGGCGCATCCTGGTTCCTGCCCGCCAACACCGCGGGCACCTCACTGGAACGCGCCGAGGCGTTCGGCCGGCCCCTCTACCAGGAGGCCGAGGAGGTCACCGGGCGCCGGTACGTCTCAGCCACTGACACGATCAGCGCCCGCCAGCCCAGCCGGGAGGAGGCCGAGACGCTCCAGATCCGTCCGGACACCCCGGTGCTGCACCTGCTGCACGTCGCCTACGACGCGAACCGCAAGCCGATCGAGGTGTCCCAGGCCACCTGGCCCGGCCCCATGACCACCCTCACCGAGGAGTACAAGATCCCCGCCCCAACCCCAGACCCAGACCCCAACCCCGGCCTGGTCCTAGGCTGA